One genomic window of Campylobacter sp. MG1 includes the following:
- the hisS gene encoding histidine--tRNA ligase codes for MIYAIKGINDLLDNDARLYEKIIQVSSKVAQNYGYSFINTPHVENTALFRRSVGESSDIVGKEMYEFKDKGGDSICLRPEGTAGVVRAFIERKMDKAGVVKRWFYHGSMFRYEKPQRGRYREFHQFGVECFNIASVYEDASVIMLLCDIFKELDINYQLKINSLGTPICLEKYRSALREYIKNIENKLSFKFCSDCEKRMQTNVIRVLDCKNENCAKHLDKAPKLSDFLDDDSKNDFNKLQEILKNNNIDYCIDERLVRGLDYYSKTAFEFVSDEIGAKAAIAGGGRYDYLVEYLGGAKSYGVGFAMGIERVMDILKSKDSENIIKNAYFCVLDDEYLDLAYNTVSKLRRLGLSVNLVYESRKLVKHLNSALKENYQYFIAIGSDETKNNQFLFKNLYTSQQKLVDFDELKGLI; via the coding sequence ATGATATATGCAATTAAAGGAATAAATGATTTATTAGATAATGATGCAAGGTTATATGAAAAAATAATTCAAGTTTCAAGTAAAGTAGCACAAAATTATGGATATAGTTTTATAAATACTCCACATGTTGAAAATACAGCTTTATTTAGGCGTAGTGTTGGCGAAAGTAGTGATATAGTTGGTAAGGAAATGTATGAATTTAAAGATAAGGGTGGTGATAGTATTTGTCTTCGTCCAGAAGGAACAGCTGGGGTTGTAAGAGCATTTATTGAGCGTAAAATGGATAAAGCTGGTGTTGTTAAAAGATGGTTTTATCATGGTTCTATGTTTCGTTATGAAAAACCGCAGCGTGGTCGTTATAGAGAATTTCATCAATTTGGAGTTGAATGTTTTAATATAGCAAGTGTTTATGAAGATGCTAGTGTAATTATGCTTTTATGCGATATCTTTAAAGAACTTGATATAAATTATCAATTAAAAATTAATTCTTTAGGTACTCCTATTTGTCTTGAAAAATATAGAAGTGCTTTAAGAGAATATATAAAAAATATTGAAAATAAATTGAGTTTTAAATTTTGTTCTGATTGTGAAAAAAGAATGCAAACAAATGTTATTAGGGTATTGGATTGTAAAAATGAAAATTGTGCTAAACATTTAGATAAAGCACCAAAACTTAGTGATTTTTTAGATGATGATAGTAAAAATGATTTTAATAAGTTACAAGAAATTTTAAAAAATAATAATATTGATTATTGTATAGATGAGAGATTAGTAAGAGGATTGGATTATTATTCTAAAACAGCATTTGAGTTTGTAAGTGATGAAATAGGTGCAAAAGCAGCTATTGCTGGTGGAGGAAGGTATGATTATTTAGTAGAATATTTAGGCGGAGCTAAGAGTTATGGAGTTGGTTTTGCTATGGGTATTGAAAGAGTGATGGATATTCTAAAAAGTAAAGATAGTGAAAATATAATAAAAAACGCATATTTTTGTGTTTTAGATGATGAATATTTAGATTTAGCTTATAACACTGTATCAAAATTAAGAAGATTAGGATTAAGTGTAAATTTAGTTTATGAATCTAGAAAGTTAGTTAAGCATTTAAATTCAGCACTTAAAGAAAACTATCAATATTTTATTGCTATAGGAAGTGATGAGACTAAAAATAATCAGTTTTTATTTAAAAATTTATATACTAGTCAGCAAAAATTAGTTGATTTTGATGAGTTAAAAGGACTTATATGA
- the coaD gene encoding pantetheine-phosphate adenylyltransferase, whose protein sequence is MKVAIYPGTFDPITNGHLDVINRALKIFDKVIIAIAKNEKKEPFLSLDKRINLVKKATDGLNVEVYGFNNLLVDFAKEHEVFTIIRGLRAVSDFEYELQMHYANAELSEHIDTIYLMPSLKNAFISSSIVRSILSYNGDISKLVPKTILGDLK, encoded by the coding sequence ATGAAAGTAGCTATATACCCAGGGACATTTGACCCTATTACAAATGGGCATTTAGATGTTATAAATAGAGCTTTGAAAATTTTTGATAAGGTTATAATTGCTATTGCAAAAAATGAAAAAAAAGAACCGTTTTTAAGTCTTGATAAAAGAATAAATTTAGTAAAAAAAGCTACTGATGGTTTAAATGTAGAGGTTTATGGTTTTAATAATTTATTAGTTGATTTTGCAAAAGAGCATGAAGTTTTTACTATTATTAGAGGTTTAAGGGCTGTTAGTGATTTTGAATATGAACTACAAATGCATTACGCTAATGCTGAATTAAGTGAACATATTGATACCATTTATTTAATGCCTAGTCTTAAAAATGCTTTTATATCTAGTTCAATAGTTAGGTCAATTTTATCATATAATGGAGATATAAGTAAATTAGTCCCTAAGACAATTTTAGGAGATTTGAAATGA
- the tmk gene encoding dTMP kinase has product MKYFAFEGVDTLGKSTQIEILKLDFFNKPEKEFYKDCIFVKEPGFSELGSKIREIILNEKMSKKAELFLFLADRAQLFSEIDFKNNFIISDRSLLSHLAYANDENFDDLLKFNLYATNNILPNFVVFFKGSEKLISSRLLNKNLDEIEKRGIEYFLKIQDNYEKIFKKLNLNILEINADDSISNINKKIKEYINDICN; this is encoded by the coding sequence ATGAAATATTTTGCATTTGAAGGCGTTGATACTTTAGGTAAAAGCACACAAATTGAAATTTTAAAACTTGATTTTTTTAATAAACCAGAAAAAGAATTTTATAAAGATTGTATTTTTGTAAAAGAGCCGGGTTTTAGTGAATTAGGTAGTAAAATTAGAGAAATAATTTTGAATGAAAAAATGAGTAAAAAAGCAGAATTATTTTTGTTTTTAGCAGATAGAGCACAATTATTTAGTGAAATAGATTTTAAAAATAATTTTATAATATCAGATAGAAGTTTATTATCACATTTAGCTTATGCAAATGATGAAAATTTTGATGATTTGTTAAAATTTAATTTATATGCTACTAATAATATTTTGCCAAATTTCGTAGTATTTTTTAAAGGTAGTGAAAAATTAATTAGTTCTCGTTTGCTAAATAAAAATTTAGATGAAATTGAAAAAAGAGGCATAGAATATTTTTTAAAAATCCAAGATAATTATGAAAAGATTTTTAAAAAATTAAATTTAAATATACTAGAAATTAATGCTGATGATAGCATATCAAATATTAATAAAAAAATTAAGGAGTATATTAATGATATATGCAATTAA